GCGACGCAAGCCCGAGGCACCAAAGCCGCGGCCGGCAGAGCAAGCCGGCCCGGCCGACGACGCCGGCGCGATCGACGAACCGGTGATCGACACCAAGCCCTTCGAGGCCGCCTTGCGAAGGCTCGAGCGCGACCTGGGTTCGCGGGCGGCAGCCGTAGAGGTGTTCAACGCCTTCGTCGACGAGATGTACGAGCACTCGGCCAACCTCACCCAGACCGTCAGCTCGGGCGACCGCGCCAGAGCCGCCGTGGCCGCCCACTCGCTCAAGGGTGCGTCGCGCTCGGTTGGAGCGGTCGGGATAGCAACGCTGTGCGAGGCGGTCGAACGTTCGGCGCGCAGCTACAACGCCGACTTCTCCGACACGGCGCTGCAGATCGTCGAACAGGTCGAGCGGATCGCCCCCGCGATGCGCAAGGCGGTGGCGGGCTGACACGGCCGACGTCGGCTGACACACTGGCGGCGTTATGCAAAGCCAAGACGCTACATTCACGGCCTTCGACGGACTCACGCTGTACAGACGCAGCTGGCTTCCAGAGAACGACCCTCGCGCAGTGATCCTGCTTGTGCACGGATTGGGCGAACACTGCGGCCGTTACCAGCACGTGGCTGCGCGGCTGGTCGACGCCGGCTATGCCGTTCACGCCCTCGACCACCGCGGACACGGCCGATCTGAGGGCAAGCGGGCGTTCGTGAAGACCTATGACGAGTTCATGCGTGACCTCGCTCAGTTCCGCTCGATCGTCGAGTCCCAGCACCCTGGCAAGGCGCTGGTGATGCTGGGCCATTCGATGGGCGGCAACCTGGCGGTGGGCCATGCACTCGACCATCAGGCGGGGCTTGCCGGTCTTGCCCTCAGCGGCGCGGCACTCGAGGTGGGCGATGACTTCTCGCCCCTGCAGCTCAAGGTGTTCAGCCTGATCGCCAAGGTCGCTCCGGGTGTTCGGCCTCAGGGGCTGTCGGCAGATGCGATCAGCCGCGACCCGGCGGTGGTGGCCGCGTATCAGGCCGACCCGTTGGTGTATACGGGAAAGATCTCGGCCGGTCTCGGCGCGGCGCTGATCGGGGCGATGCAGTCGTTTCCAGACCGCTACGGCGAACTGACCCTGCCCATCTGGATCGGGCACGGCACCGAAGACCAACTCGCCGACATCGCCGGATCTCGCAAGCTCGAGGCCGCGGCTGTGAACGCTGCCGTGACGTCGCACTATTACGACGGGCTGTACCACGAGATCTTCAACGAGCCCGAACAGGCGCAGGTGCTTGACGACCTGGTCGCTTGGCTCGATGGGGTATGCCCCGACGGGGCTGCCTAACATCGATCTCACACCTTTTGGGGGATCACATGCAGACTCAGCTCGACCCATCCACCGGGTACCGCACCATCACGGTCACCAAGGCATCACCGAACGTCGGTGCCTACATCGGCGGAGTCGACATCGCTGCGGGGGTCGACGACGCCCAGTTCGAAGAGATCCGGCGCGCCTTCATCGAGCACTCGGTGATCT
Above is a genomic segment from Acidimicrobiales bacterium containing:
- a CDS encoding alpha/beta hydrolase, with product MILLVHGLGEHCGRYQHVAARLVDAGYAVHALDHRGHGRSEGKRAFVKTYDEFMRDLAQFRSIVESQHPGKALVMLGHSMGGNLAVGHALDHQAGLAGLALSGAALEVGDDFSPLQLKVFSLIAKVAPGVRPQGLSADAISRDPAVVAAYQADPLVYTGKISAGLGAALIGAMQSFPDRYGELTLPIWIGHGTEDQLADIAGSRKLEAAAVNAAVTSHYYDGLYHEIFNEPEQAQVLDDLVAWLDGVCPDGAA